From Solibaculum mannosilyticum:
AGAAATGAGGCCGGTGACAGTAATCGGAGCGGGCCTTGCCGGATGTGAGGCCGCCATGCAGGTGGCAAAGGCCGGTATCCCCGTAAGGCTCATGGAGCAAAAGCCCAGCAAGTACTCCCCGGCCCATCATCTCCCTCAGTTTGCGGAACTGGTGTGTTCCAATTCCCTCAAGGCGGAACGTCTGGGCAGTGCCGCCGGGCTGTTAAAGGCCGAGATGCAGCGCCTTGGTTCGGTATGTGTGGAAGCGGCATATGCCTGCCGTGTCCCGGCAGGAGGGGCCCTGGCGGTGGATCGGGACGTCTTTGCAGGGCTGGTGACAGAGCAGGTGTGTTCCCATCCTCTCATCCAAGTGGTGGAAGGGGAGGTGCTGGAGATCCCGCAAGACGGCGTCGTTATAGTGGCCACCGGTCCCCTGACGGAAGGGAGGCTGGCGCAGGATATCCAACGTGTGGTGGGGGAAGGAACCCTCAGCTTTTACGATGCAGCCGCGCCGATCGTCACCGCCGAGTCGGTGGATCAGAATTATGCCTTTGCGGCCTCCCGCTATGGCCGGGGCGGGGAGGATGATTACCTCAATTGTCCCATGAATAAGGAACAGTACGAAGCCTTTTATGAGCAACTCATTCATGCGGAATCGGCCATGCTGCACGAGTTCGACCGTCCTAAGGTATACGAAGGATGCATGCCGGTGGAGGTCATGGCCAAGCGAGGTGCGGATACCCTCCGGTTCGGACCATTAAAGCCGGTGGGGCTTCGGGACCCGTCCACAGGACATCGTCCATGGGCGGTAGTTCAATTGCGCCGGGAGAACCGGGACGGTACTCTCTACAATTTGGTGGGATTTCAGACCAATTTGAAATTTCCCGAACAAAAACGGGTTTTTTCCATGATCCCTGCTTTGCACGACGCTCAATTTATGCGTTACGGGGTCATGCATCGAAACAGTTTTCTGTGTTCCCCCCATTTGCTGGAACCTGATCAGAGCCTTCGGAACAATCGGAATATTTTCTTTGCCGGACAAATCACCGGAGTGGAAGGGTATATGGAATCGGCCATGTCAGGCATCTGGGCGGGCGTCAATGCCGCAAGACGGGTACAGGGAAAATCGCCGGTTACACCTCCTCCGGATACCATGGCAGGCGCCTTGCTTCGGTACATATCCGATCCAGAGGTCAAGGATTTCCAGCCCATGGGGGCAAACTTCGGCATACTGCCTCCGTTGGATCATACGATCCGGGACAAAAAAGCCCGTTATGAAGCGTTGGCCCGGCGGGCGATGGAGCATTTTGAACAATTCATGGAGCGGGAGCTCTAATTCTTGAAAAAAGGAGGCATTGCTGTGAAAATTATTGTAGACGCCTACGGTGGCGATAACGCGCCGTTGGAAGTATTGCGCGGCTGTGCGGCAGCGGTTGAGGCCTACGGATATGAGATTGTGCTGTGCGGCCTGGAAAAGTCCCTGCGCAAGCTGGCTTTGGAATACGACATTCCGCTGAAGAACTTTACCTTTGTGGAGGCGCCGGATATCATCAGTATGGAGGACGATCCCGGCAGTATCCTGAAGAAAAAGAAAAACTGCTCGATGGCAGTGGGCCTCCGTCTGCTGGGAGAAGGCGGCGGGGACGCTTTCGTCTCAGGCGGTTCTACCGGGGCTTTGGTAGTGGGCGGTACTTTTTATGTCAAACGCATCAAAGGCATCAAGCGCTGTGCGTTGGCTACCCTGATCCCTTCCACAAAAGATTACTTTATGCTGTTGGACGTGGGGGCTAATGTGGACTGCCGTCCTGAAATGCTGCGTCAGTTCGGCATCATGGGTTCCGTGTATATGGAGTCGGTAATGGGAAGGACCGAGCCCAAGGTTGGACTGGTCAATATCGGGACGGAAACCACCAAAGGCGGGGAACTACAGCTTAATTCCTTTGAGCTTTTACAGCAAGCTCCCATCAATTTCGTGGGCAATGTGGAAGCAAGGGAAATCCCTTACGGGGAATGCGACGTTTTGGTGTGCGACGGCTTTACCGGCAATGTTATTCTGAAGCTGACCGAAGGATTGGCCTCCTCTCTGCTGGGGCAGATCAAAGAGATCTTTAAGAGCAACATGCGCGGCAAACTGGCGGCAGCCATGGTGATGCCTGGGATGAAGCAGCTCAAGAAGCGTATGAGCACCGAGGAAGTGGGAGGCGCCCCGCTGCTTGGAACACTGCGTCCCGTATTCAAGGCCCACGGGAATTCCAATGCAAAGGCGTTCCAGAACGCCATCCGCGTGGCGGCCGACTTTGCAGGGAAAGGCGTTATCGACCGTATCACAGAGTCCTTGGCCGAACGGTCAAAAGAGGACGACACACAAGAGTAGTTTGTTTTAAGTTTTTCTAAAATACCATTTGCATTGCACGACATCATTGAGGAGGAAACATCAGGTGATACTTCAGAAAGTGATCCGTCTGTTAAGCGACGAGTTAGGAGTGGACGAAGCAAACATTGGATCTTCTATGTCATTGGAGGATCTGGGTGTGGACGAGATGGCCATGGATAATCTCGTAATGGCATTGGAAAGCGAATATGGCCTGGAAGTGAGTCCGGAACAGACCGACCGTTTTGAAACGGTGGAGGATGTGGCCAGCTTTGTGGAAGATAATCTGGAATAAGAGTCAACAAATGTCCCCGCTTGGGGATATTTGTGTTTATCGGAGTGAATTGTATGAACAAGATACAGGATCGAATCGGATATCATTTTAAAAACCAAAACCTATTGCATACCGCTCTGACCCATTCCTCTTACGCAAATGAGGTGAAAAAGGGATCGGTATGCAACGAGCGCCTGGAATTCCTGGGGGATTCCGTGCTGAGCATTGTGGTGTCCGATTACCTCTATAATCACACCAAGATGCCGGAGGGGGAATTGACCCGTCTTCGGGCCTCCCTGGTATGCGAACAGTCGTTGCGCCGTTTTGCCGAGCAGATCGATTTGGGAGAATCTCTTCTCCTGGGCAAAGGGGAGCAGCAGATGGGCGGACGCAAGCGTCCATCTATTTTAGCCGATGCTTTTGAAGCGGTCATCGCCGCCATCTATCTGGACGGGGGGATGGATCCCGCCCGGGAATTCGTGCTTCGTTTTGTGGAGAAAGAGCTGGAAAGTCATCGTCAAAAAGCCTTTAAGGACTATAAAACGGCTCTGCAAGAAATTGTGCAGCAAAATCCGGAAGAAAAATTGAGTTATGTGTTGTTGGGGGAGAGCGGACCGGACCACGATAAAAGGTTCACTGTGGAGGTGCGTCTCAACTCCAATCCCATTGGCAAAGGGAGCGGACGCAGCAAAAAGAATGCCGAACAGCAAGCCGCACGGGAAGCCCTGGAATTGATGGGATACAGCAAATGAACCATGCCAATGTGGCCTTTTTCATTCCCCATTTGGGATGCCGGCATCGATGCAGCTTCTGCAACCAACGGAGTATCTCAGGCGTGCAGGATATCATAACACCCAGGCAGGTGAGCGATGCATTAAGGGAAGCCGTTTGCCGAATGGGAGATCGGGTAAGGGAAGCGGAGATCGCCTTTTTCGGCGGTAGCTTTACGGCCCTCCCCAGACGGACGATGATCGACTATCTAAAAGCGGCTGCCCCTTTTTTAAAAGAGGGGTTCGGGGGGATCCGCCTCTCCACCCGGCCGGACGCCATTGATTCAGAGGTGTTGGATATCCTATTCCAATACGGCGTCACATCGGTGGAATTGGGCGCCCAGAGTATGGATGACCGTGTGCTTTCCCTCAACGGAAGAGGACACACCGCTTTTCAGGTAAAGCAGGCATCTTACCTCATTCAGGAAAGAGGTTTCTCTTTGGGGCTTCAAATGATGACAGGGCTTTACGGCAGCAGTCTGGAAACCGATCGGGATACGGCTCACCAACTGATGGAGCTAAAGCCGGATACCGTGCGCATTTATCCCACCATTGTAGTAGAGGGGACATACCTCAGTAATCTCTGGAGGGAAGGCCGATACCAGCCACAGTCTCTTTGGGAGGCAGTGGAACTGTGCGCCCAACTGATGGAAGAGTTTGAGACGAAAGGGATCCGCGTCATCCGTGTAGGGCTTCACGCGGGAGGCGATGTGGAAAATGGGATGCTGTGTGGGCCGTGGCATCCGGCCTTCGGAGAGCTGTGTGAAAACCGGCGTTTTCTGCATCGGGCGCTGGATGTTCTAAAAGACAATTGCGTTCCAAAAGGATGCGTGACGTTGGGGGTGCATCCATCGGATTTGTCCAAGATGATCGGGCAAAAGAGGCAAAATGTGGACAAGTTACGGCAAATAGGATATGATAGTAAGGTAATAGGGAAAACTGATATTCCCAAAGGGACGGTTCAATTGCTTTAAAGAAAGGGGGCGCCGCAGGAGATGTTGCTCAAGTCGCTGGAAATCCAAGGGTTTAAATCCTTCCCGGATAAAACCAAGCTGACCTTTGGCGCCGGGATTACGGCGGTAGTCGGTCCCAACGGCAGCGGTAAAAGCAACATCAGCGACGCCGTCCGATGGGTACTGGGCGAACAGTCCACCCGTACCCTGCGCGGGGCCAAGATGGAGGACGTGGTATTTGCCGGC
This genomic window contains:
- the trmFO gene encoding methylenetetrahydrofolate--tRNA-(uracil(54)-C(5))-methyltransferase (FADH(2)-oxidizing) TrmFO; its protein translation is MRPVTVIGAGLAGCEAAMQVAKAGIPVRLMEQKPSKYSPAHHLPQFAELVCSNSLKAERLGSAAGLLKAEMQRLGSVCVEAAYACRVPAGGALAVDRDVFAGLVTEQVCSHPLIQVVEGEVLEIPQDGVVIVATGPLTEGRLAQDIQRVVGEGTLSFYDAAAPIVTAESVDQNYAFAASRYGRGGEDDYLNCPMNKEQYEAFYEQLIHAESAMLHEFDRPKVYEGCMPVEVMAKRGADTLRFGPLKPVGLRDPSTGHRPWAVVQLRRENRDGTLYNLVGFQTNLKFPEQKRVFSMIPALHDAQFMRYGVMHRNSFLCSPHLLEPDQSLRNNRNIFFAGQITGVEGYMESAMSGIWAGVNAARRVQGKSPVTPPPDTMAGALLRYISDPEVKDFQPMGANFGILPPLDHTIRDKKARYEALARRAMEHFEQFMEREL
- the plsX gene encoding phosphate acyltransferase PlsX gives rise to the protein MKIIVDAYGGDNAPLEVLRGCAAAVEAYGYEIVLCGLEKSLRKLALEYDIPLKNFTFVEAPDIISMEDDPGSILKKKKNCSMAVGLRLLGEGGGDAFVSGGSTGALVVGGTFYVKRIKGIKRCALATLIPSTKDYFMLLDVGANVDCRPEMLRQFGIMGSVYMESVMGRTEPKVGLVNIGTETTKGGELQLNSFELLQQAPINFVGNVEAREIPYGECDVLVCDGFTGNVILKLTEGLASSLLGQIKEIFKSNMRGKLAAAMVMPGMKQLKKRMSTEEVGGAPLLGTLRPVFKAHGNSNAKAFQNAIRVAADFAGKGVIDRITESLAERSKEDDTQE
- a CDS encoding acyl carrier protein, which gives rise to MILQKVIRLLSDELGVDEANIGSSMSLEDLGVDEMAMDNLVMALESEYGLEVSPEQTDRFETVEDVASFVEDNLE
- the rnc gene encoding ribonuclease III — its product is MNKIQDRIGYHFKNQNLLHTALTHSSYANEVKKGSVCNERLEFLGDSVLSIVVSDYLYNHTKMPEGELTRLRASLVCEQSLRRFAEQIDLGESLLLGKGEQQMGGRKRPSILADAFEAVIAAIYLDGGMDPAREFVLRFVEKELESHRQKAFKDYKTALQEIVQQNPEEKLSYVLLGESGPDHDKRFTVEVRLNSNPIGKGSGRSKKNAEQQAAREALELMGYSK
- a CDS encoding elongator complex protein 3 — encoded protein: MNHANVAFFIPHLGCRHRCSFCNQRSISGVQDIITPRQVSDALREAVCRMGDRVREAEIAFFGGSFTALPRRTMIDYLKAAAPFLKEGFGGIRLSTRPDAIDSEVLDILFQYGVTSVELGAQSMDDRVLSLNGRGHTAFQVKQASYLIQERGFSLGLQMMTGLYGSSLETDRDTAHQLMELKPDTVRIYPTIVVEGTYLSNLWREGRYQPQSLWEAVELCAQLMEEFETKGIRVIRVGLHAGGDVENGMLCGPWHPAFGELCENRRFLHRALDVLKDNCVPKGCVTLGVHPSDLSKMIGQKRQNVDKLRQIGYDSKVIGKTDIPKGTVQLL